A single window of Streptomyces aquilus DNA harbors:
- a CDS encoding aspartate aminotransferase family protein has translation MTTYAEAPAGQEAEILQLYRAHLSKGRATLAELFGTHMEVESQGAWVTTSDGERFLNAGGYGVFIMGARHPLVMEAVRRQLETHPVATRILLEPTVARAAEALVEVAPEGLDRVHFALSGAEAVETGLKLARANGRKRTVSMKGGYHGKTLGALSATAKDVYQAPFRPLIPHVSHLPFGDIDALREELAAHPGEVCVIIEPVQGEGGVIIPPKGYLKQVEEAVREYDGFLIVDEVQTGIGRLGEWWGLDTEGVRPDVLLAGKALGGGVVPVSAAIATRKAFRPFDKDPYVHTATFSGQPLLMAAVQGTLRAVREEELVSRARELGARLLPRITEIARRNIPDLVVAVRGRGLLIGVELIEPGLAGELLIELFNHGVVANHSMNGSSVVRFTPPAILTDQEVEFLLDSFDKATVDLVRRSATMPEGGN, from the coding sequence ATGACCACGTACGCCGAAGCCCCGGCCGGCCAGGAGGCGGAGATCCTCCAGCTGTACCGGGCGCACCTCAGCAAGGGCCGGGCGACCCTGGCCGAACTGTTCGGCACCCATATGGAGGTCGAGTCGCAGGGCGCGTGGGTGACCACGTCCGACGGCGAGCGCTTCCTCAACGCGGGCGGCTACGGCGTCTTCATCATGGGCGCCCGCCACCCCCTCGTCATGGAGGCGGTCCGCCGCCAGCTGGAGACCCACCCCGTCGCGACCCGCATCCTCCTGGAGCCGACCGTCGCCCGCGCCGCCGAGGCCCTCGTCGAGGTCGCCCCGGAGGGCCTGGACCGCGTGCACTTCGCGCTGTCCGGCGCGGAGGCGGTGGAGACCGGCCTCAAGCTGGCCCGCGCCAACGGCCGCAAGCGGACCGTGTCGATGAAGGGCGGCTACCACGGCAAGACCCTGGGCGCCCTGTCCGCCACCGCCAAGGACGTCTACCAGGCACCCTTCCGCCCCCTGATCCCCCACGTCAGCCACCTCCCCTTCGGCGACATCGACGCCCTGCGCGAGGAACTGGCCGCGCACCCGGGCGAGGTGTGCGTGATCATCGAGCCGGTGCAGGGCGAGGGCGGCGTGATCATCCCGCCCAAGGGCTACCTCAAGCAGGTCGAGGAGGCGGTCCGGGAGTACGACGGTTTCCTGATCGTCGACGAGGTGCAGACCGGCATCGGCCGCCTCGGCGAGTGGTGGGGCCTGGACACCGAGGGCGTCCGCCCCGACGTGCTGCTGGCCGGAAAGGCGCTCGGCGGCGGTGTCGTACCGGTCTCCGCGGCCATCGCCACCCGCAAGGCGTTCCGGCCCTTCGACAAGGACCCCTACGTCCACACCGCCACGTTCTCCGGCCAGCCGCTGCTCATGGCCGCCGTGCAGGGCACCCTCCGCGCGGTCCGCGAGGAGGAACTGGTGTCCAGGGCGCGGGAGTTGGGCGCCCGGCTGCTGCCGCGGATCACCGAGATCGCCCGCCGCAACATCCCCGATCTGGTCGTGGCGGTCCGCGGCCGGGGCCTGCTGATCGGCGTCGAGCTGATCGAGCCGGGGCTGGCCGGCGAACTGCTCATCGAGCTCTTCAACCACGGCGTGGTCGCCAACCACTCCATGAACGGCTCCTCCGTGGTGCGGTTCACCCCGCCCGCGATCCTCACCGACCAGGAGGTCGAGTTCCTCCTCGACTCCTTCGACAAGGCCACCGTCGACCTCGTACGGCGCTCGGCCACGATGCCCGAAGGCGGCAACTGA
- a CDS encoding acyl-CoA dehydrogenase family protein codes for MRTLDAARDTCERFHPGLVKALAALPFEEREAHGSPVVDLFRQAAGVGLLIPTEYGGLGADPVDAVLVQRAVGSLSPSLAVASTMHHFTAAMLYALADGKNRLTPAQTEVLHTVVPEQRLMASGWAEGRTQQNILSPAVTATPVEGGYLLNGAKKPCSLSRSMSLLTASIAVPGADGTPELALALVDAASPGLTRHPFWGSEVLTAAQSDEVRLADVFVPEDMVVRTTEDDPDRIEDLQNAGFVWFEMLVSAGYAGAAAGLTEEVLARGRGTASERGALLIRTEAAFDLLLGAARAVRDGVGGEEAVSQVLIARFAAQEALSLVTQQALELLGGMDFIRSSAHQRLAASVRPLAFHPPSQGATVEPLLAYAGGAALDLS; via the coding sequence GTGCGCACTCTCGACGCCGCCCGCGACACCTGCGAGCGCTTCCATCCCGGGCTGGTGAAGGCCCTGGCCGCCCTGCCGTTCGAGGAACGCGAGGCCCACGGCAGCCCGGTCGTCGACCTGTTCCGGCAGGCCGCCGGGGTGGGGCTGCTGATCCCCACCGAGTACGGCGGCCTCGGCGCCGACCCGGTCGACGCGGTGCTCGTGCAGCGGGCCGTCGGCTCGCTCTCCCCGTCGCTGGCCGTGGCCTCGACCATGCACCACTTCACCGCCGCGATGCTCTACGCCCTCGCCGACGGCAAGAACCGGCTCACCCCCGCCCAGACCGAGGTCCTGCACACCGTCGTGCCCGAGCAGCGGCTGATGGCCTCCGGCTGGGCCGAGGGCCGCACCCAGCAGAACATCCTCAGCCCGGCCGTCACCGCCACCCCCGTCGAGGGCGGCTATCTGCTCAACGGCGCCAAGAAGCCGTGCAGCCTGTCGCGTTCGATGAGCCTGCTCACCGCGAGCATCGCCGTGCCCGGCGCGGACGGCACCCCGGAACTGGCGCTGGCCCTGGTCGACGCCGCTTCCCCGGGGCTCACCCGGCACCCCTTCTGGGGCAGCGAGGTGCTGACCGCCGCGCAGAGCGACGAGGTCCGCCTGGCCGACGTCTTCGTCCCCGAGGACATGGTCGTGCGCACCACCGAGGACGACCCGGACCGCATCGAGGACCTCCAGAACGCCGGCTTCGTCTGGTTCGAGATGCTCGTCTCGGCCGGTTACGCCGGCGCCGCCGCCGGGCTCACCGAAGAGGTCCTCGCCCGGGGCCGCGGCACCGCGAGCGAGCGCGGCGCCCTGCTGATCCGTACCGAGGCCGCCTTCGACCTGCTGCTCGGTGCCGCCCGCGCGGTCCGCGACGGCGTCGGCGGCGAGGAAGCCGTCTCCCAGGTGCTCATCGCCCGGTTCGCCGCGCAGGAGGCGCTCTCCCTCGTCACCCAGCAGGCCCTCGAACTCCTCGGCGGCATGGACTTCATCCGCTCCTCCGCCCACCAGCGGCTGGCGGCCTCGGTACGCCCGCTCGCCTTCCACCCGCCGTCCCAGGGCGCGACCGTCGAGCCGCTCCTGGCGTACGCGGGCGGCGCCGCCCTCGACCTGTCCTGA
- a CDS encoding aldehyde dehydrogenase family protein, with protein MNPGKKLRSYGLFIAGKDIEGDGWVYTVSAKSLLEDVFTSVSLKRTLEKDADSDAAEHPYVIGRCAIADDAAIDLATEAAAAAAPGWAAVPLERRIRLGSLFREELLRREDEFVEMLVAESHPVKLARWELSCLLQVYSEESIRWYAQQMHTEFEDRGRRLIVRRQPDGVVAFNPPQNAPAPSAALAVLAMMAGNAVVVRAPRSIALSTLWVLRDVAAPLLDEVGAPPGTLNVVCANPKQTLDRWISSPLIDDIFYIGGSQEGLRFQEQCVAHGKKPILELAGNDGIIVWKDADLGYAAEAITESFYGSGQICMVPNYVLAHPDIADDLIAEVKRKVADVRPGYPDQEDVLLSPVRRTERFFGLLDRALEQGAELVTGGLRTELDGTPSETGVFLQPTVLRVDGMSTAREHEVVRHETFFPLLPIVVAEPDTDEVLLDRFLDFVNSNEYGLRNSLWAKDETVVDTFVQRVVNGGLLKVNDSHIGFLPYLPSHGGTGLTGGVFGEANYPMLKTSHVQGISIARDVSPHETVFGD; from the coding sequence ATGAATCCCGGAAAAAAGTTGCGCAGTTATGGGCTGTTTATCGCGGGGAAAGACATCGAAGGCGACGGCTGGGTTTACACCGTCAGTGCCAAGTCGCTTCTCGAGGATGTCTTCACCAGTGTCAGCCTCAAACGCACCCTTGAGAAGGACGCGGACTCCGACGCCGCGGAGCACCCTTACGTCATCGGCCGCTGCGCGATAGCCGACGACGCGGCCATCGACCTCGCCACCGAGGCCGCGGCCGCCGCGGCGCCCGGCTGGGCGGCGGTTCCGCTGGAGCGTCGCATCCGGCTCGGCAGCCTCTTCCGTGAGGAACTGCTGCGCCGCGAGGACGAGTTCGTGGAGATGCTGGTCGCCGAGTCCCACCCGGTCAAACTCGCCCGCTGGGAGCTGAGTTGCCTGCTCCAGGTCTACAGCGAGGAGAGCATCCGCTGGTACGCGCAGCAGATGCACACCGAGTTCGAGGACCGCGGGCGCCGGCTGATCGTCCGCCGGCAGCCGGACGGGGTGGTCGCCTTCAACCCGCCGCAGAACGCACCGGCGCCCAGCGCCGCCCTCGCCGTCCTGGCGATGATGGCCGGCAACGCGGTCGTGGTCCGCGCCCCGCGCAGTATCGCGCTGAGCACCCTGTGGGTGCTGCGGGACGTGGCGGCACCGCTGCTGGACGAGGTCGGGGCGCCGCCCGGCACGCTGAACGTGGTGTGCGCCAACCCCAAGCAGACACTGGACCGTTGGATCTCCAGCCCGCTCATCGACGACATCTTCTACATCGGAGGCAGCCAGGAAGGCCTGCGCTTCCAGGAACAGTGCGTCGCCCACGGCAAGAAGCCGATCCTGGAACTCGCCGGCAACGACGGCATCATCGTCTGGAAGGACGCCGACCTCGGCTACGCCGCCGAAGCCATCACCGAGTCCTTCTACGGCTCCGGGCAGATCTGCATGGTCCCCAACTACGTGCTGGCCCACCCCGACATCGCCGACGACCTCATCGCCGAGGTCAAGCGGAAGGTCGCCGACGTACGCCCCGGCTACCCCGACCAGGAGGACGTGCTGCTGTCGCCGGTGCGCCGCACCGAGCGGTTCTTCGGCCTGCTGGACCGGGCCCTTGAGCAGGGCGCCGAACTGGTCACCGGCGGGCTGCGCACCGAACTGGACGGCACCCCCTCGGAGACCGGCGTCTTCCTCCAGCCGACCGTGCTGCGGGTGGACGGAATGAGCACGGCCCGCGAGCACGAGGTCGTCCGGCACGAGACGTTCTTCCCGCTGCTGCCGATCGTGGTCGCCGAACCGGACACCGACGAGGTGCTGCTCGACCGCTTCCTGGACTTCGTCAACAGCAACGAGTACGGGCTGCGCAACTCGCTGTGGGCCAAGGACGAGACGGTGGTCGACACCTTCGTCCAGCGGGTCGTCAACGGCGGCCTGCTGAAGGTCAACGACTCCCACATCGGCTTCCTGCCCTACCTCCCGAGCCACGGCGGCACCGGCCTGACCGGCGGCGTCTTCGGCGAGGCCAACTACCCGATGCTCAAGACCTCGCACGTCCAGGGCATCAGCATCGCCCGTGACGTCAGCCCCCACGAGACGGTCTTCGGCGACTGA
- a CDS encoding MFS transporter has product MTTETNRSAPASSPGAPAAAPPAVPHRLILPTVLAGVFITTLDFFIVNVAIPSLQTDLHAGASAIEWVVAGFGLAYGVGLITGGRLGDLFGRRRMFLLGMGLFTIASLLCGVAQTSEFLVFSRVLQGLAAALLAPQVLALLGTIFTGPARLKVFAGYGLAMGLAAVFGQLIGGLLIEADIAGLDWRACFLVNLPICLLIMALTVKLVPESKAEGKPKLDFLGVGVITLALVALVLPLIEGREKGWPAWTWGCFAAFAVLLAVFVGVERSIAARGGSPLVNMEMFKDRAFVVGLGCQLVFWMGQASFFLVLALYMQAGRGLSALEAGLLFAAIGAGYMYTSMNATKFAAKLGRQVIAVGAVIMAVGLIVIGITAAQLGDGGHTAWLIPGLAIDGAGMGLAVAPLASTVLARVNPQYAGSASGVLTTGLQIGNSIGVAIIGVIFYNALGDHPVASTYAHAFDMGIYFLVGVAAALALLVQALPRTNAGK; this is encoded by the coding sequence ATGACCACCGAGACCAACCGCAGCGCCCCGGCGTCGTCCCCGGGCGCACCGGCGGCCGCGCCCCCGGCCGTACCGCACCGGCTGATCCTGCCGACGGTGCTCGCCGGTGTCTTCATCACCACGCTGGACTTCTTCATCGTCAATGTCGCCATCCCCTCGTTGCAGACGGACCTGCATGCCGGCGCCTCGGCCATCGAGTGGGTGGTCGCCGGATTCGGGCTGGCCTACGGCGTCGGCCTGATCACCGGCGGCCGGCTGGGCGACCTCTTCGGCCGCCGCAGGATGTTCCTGCTGGGCATGGGCCTGTTCACGATCGCCTCGCTGCTGTGCGGTGTCGCGCAGACCAGTGAGTTCCTGGTCTTCTCCCGGGTCCTGCAAGGCCTGGCCGCGGCACTGCTCGCCCCCCAGGTGCTGGCCCTGCTGGGCACGATCTTCACCGGCCCGGCCCGGCTGAAGGTGTTCGCCGGGTACGGCCTGGCCATGGGGCTGGCCGCCGTCTTCGGGCAGCTCATCGGCGGTCTGCTGATCGAGGCCGACATCGCGGGCCTGGACTGGCGTGCCTGCTTCCTGGTGAACCTGCCGATCTGCCTGCTGATCATGGCCCTGACCGTCAAGCTGGTCCCCGAGTCGAAGGCCGAGGGCAAGCCCAAGCTGGACTTCCTCGGCGTCGGCGTGATCACACTCGCGCTGGTCGCGCTGGTGCTGCCGCTCATCGAGGGCCGCGAGAAGGGCTGGCCGGCCTGGACCTGGGGCTGCTTCGCGGCGTTCGCGGTGCTGCTGGCCGTGTTCGTGGGCGTCGAGCGGTCGATCGCCGCTCGGGGCGGCTCGCCGCTGGTGAACATGGAGATGTTCAAGGACCGCGCGTTCGTCGTGGGCCTCGGCTGCCAGCTGGTCTTCTGGATGGGCCAGGCGTCGTTCTTCCTGGTCCTCGCCCTGTACATGCAGGCGGGCCGCGGCCTGAGCGCACTGGAGGCCGGGCTGCTCTTCGCCGCCATCGGCGCCGGTTACATGTACACCTCGATGAACGCGACGAAGTTCGCCGCCAAGCTCGGCCGCCAGGTGATCGCCGTCGGCGCCGTGATCATGGCCGTCGGTCTGATCGTCATCGGCATCACCGCCGCCCAGCTCGGCGACGGCGGCCACACCGCGTGGCTGATCCCCGGCCTGGCGATCGACGGTGCGGGCATGGGCCTGGCGGTCGCGCCGCTGGCGTCCACCGTGCTCGCCCGGGTCAACCCGCAGTACGCGGGCTCGGCCTCCGGTGTGCTGACCACCGGCCTCCAGATCGGCAACTCGATCGGCGTCGCGATCATCGGCGTGATCTTCTACAACGCGCTCGGCGACCACCCCGTGGCCTCGACCTACGCGCACGCCTTCGACATGGGGATCTACTTCCTCGTCGGGGTCGCCGCGGCCCTGGCCCTGCTGGTGCAGGCGCTGCCGCGGACGAACGCCGGGAAGTAG
- a CDS encoding helix-turn-helix domain-containing protein, producing MTEVQVSRQVSRSVGELMRQWREQRGYSQLALATRAEISARHLSFLETGRSKPSREMVLRLGRQLELALREQNQLLLAAGYAPAYTDSPLDAAEMRPVHDALRQILSGHEPFPALVVDRHWNIVLSNSGFALFAEGAAPHLLRSPVNALRLALHPEGMQPRILNFPDWRAQLMQRLRRRVELTAEPGLSELYDELCTYPAGPEPTHPPRSDNADLTLPLRLRYQDMELSLFCTIATFGMPLDVTVAELAVEAFLPADANTGALLTRLHAAAPAGQEPAGAAE from the coding sequence ATGACCGAGGTGCAGGTAAGCCGGCAAGTGTCCCGCTCCGTGGGTGAGCTGATGCGACAGTGGCGGGAGCAGCGAGGCTACAGCCAGCTCGCGCTGGCCACCCGGGCCGAGATCTCCGCACGTCACCTCAGCTTCCTGGAGACCGGGCGCTCCAAGCCCAGCCGCGAGATGGTGCTGCGACTGGGCCGACAACTCGAACTGGCGTTGCGCGAGCAGAACCAGCTGCTGCTGGCCGCCGGCTACGCGCCCGCCTACACGGACTCTCCCCTGGATGCCGCCGAGATGCGCCCCGTACACGATGCGCTCCGCCAGATCCTGTCGGGGCACGAACCCTTCCCCGCCCTCGTGGTGGACCGCCACTGGAACATCGTGCTCAGCAACAGCGGCTTCGCGCTCTTCGCGGAGGGCGCCGCGCCCCATCTGCTGCGCTCCCCCGTCAACGCGCTCCGCCTCGCCCTGCACCCCGAGGGCATGCAGCCGCGCATCCTCAACTTCCCCGACTGGCGCGCGCAGTTGATGCAGCGGCTGCGGCGACGCGTGGAACTCACCGCCGAGCCGGGCCTTTCGGAGCTGTACGACGAACTGTGCACGTATCCGGCGGGCCCCGAGCCGACGCACCCGCCGCGCAGCGACAACGCCGATCTGACCCTGCCGCTGCGCCTGCGCTACCAGGACATGGAGCTCTCCCTGTTCTGTACGATCGCCACCTTCGGCATGCCGCTGGACGTGACCGTCGCCGAGCTGGCCGTCGAGGCGTTCCTGCCGGCCGACGCGAACACGGGAGCGCTGCTGACCCGGCTGCACGCCGCTGCCCCTGCCGGGCAGGAGCCGGCAGGGGCAGCGGAGTAG
- a CDS encoding nuclear transport factor 2 family protein: MTLVNPNDFADRYVAAWTETDPEARRKRVEELWAPDGSYANAIAVVTGHEAIATQVGYAHDAYATGGFTFRSCNNARGQHDTLRFNWVMVSETTGALEAVGFDFVTLDDEGRIVTDHQYFDTPPSYVVPAPGEAAA, from the coding sequence ATGACTCTGGTCAACCCCAATGACTTCGCGGACCGTTACGTCGCCGCCTGGACCGAGACCGACCCGGAGGCCCGGCGCAAGCGCGTCGAGGAACTCTGGGCGCCCGACGGCAGCTACGCCAACGCCATCGCCGTCGTCACCGGCCACGAGGCCATCGCCACCCAGGTCGGCTACGCCCACGACGCCTACGCCACCGGCGGGTTCACCTTCCGCTCCTGCAACAACGCACGCGGACAGCACGACACCCTGCGCTTCAACTGGGTGATGGTGTCGGAGACCACCGGCGCCCTGGAGGCCGTCGGCTTCGACTTCGTGACCCTGGACGACGAGGGCCGGATCGTCACCGATCACCAGTACTTCGACACGCCGCCCAGCTATGTGGTCCCGGCGCCCGGGGAAGCAGCCGCCTGA
- a CDS encoding thioesterase II family protein yields the protein MTEPVAAGADRWFQPESAPEAGTRIFLLHYAGSGASIYRDWPPLIPADVSTQAVQLPGRQERLGEEMFTDVGPLVETLADCVSAELDGRPYAVFGHCMGALLAYRLTVELAERGEQPPVLLGASAWAPQGFRTPAPEQLRVPQSELVEWARGLGSLPEAILNDTEALGLMMPAMRADLEVCASYHDDAAEVPCPIVTYSADKDPLVDPEAMDSWVPRTTSYLGNRLFRGGHFFLHEETTTITADFVRLLLGRAAAARSAL from the coding sequence ATGACCGAGCCCGTCGCCGCCGGGGCGGACCGCTGGTTCCAGCCGGAGAGCGCACCCGAGGCCGGAACCCGGATCTTCCTGCTGCACTACGCGGGGAGCGGGGCGTCGATCTACCGGGACTGGCCGCCGCTGATCCCCGCCGACGTCTCCACCCAGGCCGTCCAGCTGCCGGGCCGTCAGGAGCGGCTCGGCGAGGAGATGTTCACCGACGTGGGCCCGCTCGTGGAGACGCTGGCCGACTGTGTCAGCGCCGAACTCGACGGCCGCCCCTACGCGGTCTTCGGGCACTGCATGGGGGCACTGCTCGCCTACCGGCTCACCGTCGAGCTGGCCGAGCGCGGCGAACAGCCCCCCGTGCTGCTCGGCGCCTCGGCCTGGGCGCCGCAGGGCTTCCGCACCCCGGCGCCCGAGCAACTGCGGGTGCCGCAGAGCGAGTTGGTGGAGTGGGCCCGGGGTCTGGGCTCGCTGCCCGAGGCCATCCTCAACGACACCGAGGCACTCGGGCTGATGATGCCGGCCATGCGGGCGGACCTGGAGGTCTGCGCCAGCTATCACGACGACGCCGCCGAAGTGCCCTGTCCGATCGTCACGTACAGCGCCGACAAGGACCCGCTGGTGGACCCGGAGGCCATGGACTCCTGGGTGCCGCGCACCACGTCCTACCTCGGCAACCGCCTCTTCCGGGGCGGCCACTTCTTCCTCCACGAGGAGACGACGACCATCACCGCGGACTTCGTCCGCCTGCTGCTCGGCCGGGCGGCGGCGGCCAGGTCCGCGCTGTGA
- a CDS encoding long-chain-fatty-acid--CoA ligase: MAGPSTDTIAARSLQHAAQRPDHPAIICEGRETTYAELHRASNRTAHALTAAGLSRGDRVAFLGRENEHYYDLAVGCAKTGVVLVPINWRLTAGEVDHILRDSGARMAFVQGEFLSAVERVRDSLPDLREIHRFDGDGHPAEGFLAWKGDAPDTDVDVAVGTEDPMVQMYTSGTSGLPKGVVLAHRTFFTFVEQMRRADCDWIDWRPEDRTLICFPGLHSGGMAWFMHAFNVGATSVVMGMFVAEEAVRLIPEHRVTTVWAAPAMLDMMMAEHRAGPEAFASLRKVVYGGAPISPSQLERCLSVFGCELAQMYAAAETGSVVTCLTPADHVLGNPRLTSAGRVCPGNVVRIVDEDGKELPAGAIGQVTVWTPAHFVEYFRQPEATARALHDGWLKLGDAGYLDEDGYLFLCDRINDTIIVAGQNIYPVEVENALRAHPAVADVAVVGVPDARWGETVRACVVAAPGAEVTGRDLLLFLRGRLADFKIPNSYEFLDVLPRNPTGKVLRRELRQRIAAAAG; the protein is encoded by the coding sequence GTGGCCGGACCGAGCACGGACACCATTGCCGCCCGATCCCTTCAGCACGCCGCCCAGCGGCCGGACCACCCGGCGATCATCTGCGAGGGCCGTGAGACCACCTACGCCGAACTGCACCGGGCCAGCAACCGCACCGCCCACGCCCTCACCGCCGCGGGCCTGTCGCGCGGTGACCGGGTCGCCTTCCTCGGGCGGGAGAACGAGCACTACTACGACCTCGCCGTGGGCTGCGCCAAGACCGGCGTGGTCCTCGTCCCCATCAACTGGCGGCTGACCGCGGGCGAGGTGGACCACATCCTGCGTGACTCCGGCGCCCGGATGGCCTTCGTGCAGGGCGAGTTCCTGTCCGCCGTCGAGCGGGTCCGCGACAGCCTGCCCGACCTGCGTGAGATCCACCGCTTTGACGGCGACGGTCACCCCGCCGAAGGCTTCCTCGCCTGGAAGGGCGACGCCCCCGACACCGACGTGGACGTGGCGGTCGGGACCGAGGACCCGATGGTGCAGATGTACACCAGCGGCACCAGCGGCCTGCCCAAGGGCGTCGTCCTCGCCCACCGCACCTTCTTCACCTTCGTCGAGCAGATGCGCCGCGCCGACTGCGACTGGATCGACTGGCGGCCCGAGGACCGCACCCTGATCTGCTTCCCCGGTCTGCACTCGGGCGGCATGGCCTGGTTCATGCACGCCTTCAACGTCGGTGCCACGTCGGTGGTGATGGGGATGTTCGTCGCCGAGGAGGCCGTACGGCTGATCCCCGAGCATCGGGTCACCACCGTGTGGGCGGCCCCGGCGATGCTCGACATGATGATGGCCGAACACCGGGCCGGGCCGGAGGCGTTCGCCTCGCTGCGCAAGGTCGTCTACGGCGGCGCCCCCATCTCCCCGTCCCAACTGGAGCGCTGTCTCAGCGTGTTCGGCTGTGAGCTCGCCCAGATGTACGCAGCCGCCGAGACCGGCAGCGTCGTCACCTGCCTCACGCCGGCCGACCACGTCCTGGGCAACCCCCGGCTGACCTCGGCCGGCCGGGTCTGCCCCGGCAACGTCGTACGGATCGTCGACGAGGACGGCAAGGAGCTGCCGGCCGGCGCCATCGGGCAGGTCACCGTGTGGACGCCGGCGCACTTCGTGGAGTACTTCCGGCAGCCGGAGGCCACCGCACGGGCGCTGCACGACGGCTGGCTGAAGCTCGGCGACGCCGGATATCTCGACGAGGACGGCTATCTGTTCCTCTGCGACCGGATCAACGACACGATCATCGTCGCCGGGCAGAACATCTACCCCGTCGAGGTGGAGAACGCGCTGCGGGCGCACCCCGCGGTCGCCGACGTCGCCGTCGTCGGCGTCCCCGACGCCCGCTGGGGCGAGACGGTCCGCGCCTGCGTGGTCGCCGCGCCGGGCGCCGAGGTCACCGGGCGTGACCTGCTGCTCTTCCTGCGTGGCCGGCTGGCCGACTTCAAGATCCCCAACAGCTACGAGTTCCTGGACGTCCTGCCCCGCAACCCCACCGGCAAGGTGCTGCGCCGTGAACTGCGTCAGCGCATCGCGGCGGCCGCGGGATGA